A region from the Anaerolineales bacterium genome encodes:
- a CDS encoding NAD+ synthase → MVNVSELLAINTELARKILTSFLQEEITRTGIKHAVVGVSGGLDSSLACFLAAEALGPENVLALRMPYKQSAADSLQHAQRVIEISRVKSLTVDITPMVEPLFEHFPKMDARRKGNVMARERMIVLYDQSAEFDALVVGTGNKTEILLGYTTVYGDSACALNPLGDLYKTQVRQLARAMGVPEDILAKPPTADLWAGQTDEGELGFTYEEADKLLYLLVDERYSPEECVEAGFKKAFVERVVDTVRRNQFKRVLPPIAKLSHRTVGYDFLYLRDWGT, encoded by the coding sequence ATGGTCAACGTCTCCGAACTCCTGGCGATCAACACCGAGCTGGCGCGCAAGATCCTGACCTCCTTCCTGCAGGAGGAGATCACACGCACCGGGATAAAACACGCGGTGGTAGGCGTATCCGGCGGTCTGGATTCGTCACTAGCGTGCTTCCTGGCGGCGGAGGCGCTCGGGCCGGAGAACGTGCTGGCTCTGCGCATGCCCTACAAGCAATCCGCCGCGGATTCCCTCCAGCACGCCCAGAGGGTGATCGAAATCTCCCGCGTCAAGTCGCTGACGGTCGACATCACCCCGATGGTCGAGCCGCTCTTCGAGCATTTTCCCAAAATGGACGCCCGCCGGAAAGGAAACGTCATGGCCCGCGAGCGGATGATCGTGCTCTACGATCAATCCGCCGAGTTCGACGCCCTGGTGGTGGGAACCGGCAACAAAACCGAGATCCTGCTCGGCTACACCACGGTCTACGGCGATTCCGCCTGCGCCCTCAATCCGCTTGGCGACCTCTATAAAACCCAGGTGCGCCAACTGGCCCGCGCGATGGGCGTGCCGGAGGATATCCTGGCCAAGCCGCCGACCGCCGACCTGTGGGCCGGGCAGACGGACGAGGGCGAGCTGGGATTCACCTACGAGGAAGCGGACAAACTGCTTTACCTCCTGGTCGACGAACGCTACAGCCCGGAAGAATGCGTGGAAGCCGGCTTCAAGAAGGCCTTCGTCGAACGCGTGGTGGATACGGTGCGCCGCAACCAATTCAAGCGCGTCCTGCCGCCGATCGCCAAACTCAGCCACCGCACCGTGGGCTATGATTTCCTCTACCTGCGGGATTGGGGCACCTGA